The window AGGGAGTATTATTTTGAGAAAAGACGTAACTATGGACTTAGAAAATAGAGATGTTATAATTGTTGAAGATATAGTAGATACTGGTAGAACTTTAAAACATCTTATGACATACTTAAAGGAAAGAAAAGTTAAGAGTATAGCTTGTGCTTCTTTAGTAGACAAACCAGAAGCAAGATTAGTAGAAGTTAATGCAGATTATATAGGAGTTGAGTCACCGAATGAATTTTTAGTAGGTTTTGGTTTAGATTATGAAGAAAAATACCGCAACCTCCCCTACATAGGTGTCTTGAAACCAGAAATATATACTGTAAAAAATAAGATAGAAGGAGATTAGCTACTCTATGAATAATAAAAAACAAAGACCAACATTAGCGATACTAGCCATGATAATTTTATCAATAGGTATATTCGCTTTTTGGCAAAAAGACCTGCCAGGGCCGATAGAGAATATTAATTATTCGCAATTAGTACAAAAATTAGATGAAAATAAATTAAAAGATGTTACTATCCAACAATCAGAAGAAGTATTTATAGTAAAAGGTAAATATACTGACAGTGATAAATCATTTACTTCAACAATATCAACTCAGGATAAATCAATATGGGAAGCTTTTTACAATAAGGCTAAGGAAAAAAATATTGGTAATTTAGAAGTTAAGGCAGCAGACAAAACAAATGTGATAATAAGCATTTTGAGTAATGCCTTCCCAGTTTTATTGATGGTAGGATTGTTATTCTTCTTTATGAGCCAAATGCAAGGAGGCGGAGGAGGAAAAATAATGAGTTTCCAAAAATCCAAAGCAAAAAAAATTGAGGGTGATGAAGCTAAAGTTACCTTTGCAGACGTGGCAGGTTGTGATGAAGAAAAACAAGAACTGGCAGAAATGGTAGAATTTTTAAAAGACCACCGCAAGTTTACAAAAATGGGAGCTAAAATTCCCAAAGGGGTACTTTTAGAAGGACCTCCAGGGACAGGGAAAACTTTATTAGCTAGAGCAGTAGCAGGAGAGGCAAGGGCTCCATTTTTCTCAATCTCGGGTTCAGACTTTGTAGAAATGTTTGTTGGGGTTGGGGCTAGTCGTGTTCGTGATTTATTTAAAGAAGCTGTAAAAGCAGCACCGTGTATTATCTTTATCGACGAGATAGATGCAGTAGGACGTAAACGTGGTTCTGGTGTAGGTGGTGGAAATGATGAGCGTGAGCAAACTTTAAATCAACTATTGGTCGAGATGGACGGTTTTGAAGGAGACAAGGGTATTATAGTAATAGCTGCTACTAACCGAGCAGATGTTTTAGATTCTGCCCTGCGTCGTCCTGGACGATTTGATAGACAGATAAAAGTATCTACACCTGATGTAAAAGGGCGTGAGGCAATATTAAAAGTACATGCCAAAGGCAAACCTCTTGCTAAAGATGTAGAATTACGCAGTATGGCAGAAAAAACTCCTGGTTTTTCTGGTGCCGACCTAGCCAACTTATTAAATGAAGCGGCACTTCTTGCAGCTCGTGAAAATAAAACTCAAATTGAAAAATCGCATTTAGACGAAGCTATGGATAGGGTAATTGGAGGACCAGCCAAACGTAGTAGAGTGTATACGGATAAAGAAAAACGTCTAGTAGCCTATCATGAAGCTGGGCATGCCATCGTAGGTATGGTTTTAGACAGTGCAGACAAGGTTCAAAAGGTAACAATTATTCCTCGTGGGGACGCAGGTGGTTACAACTTGATGATACCAGAAGAAGAAAAATACTTTATGACAAAAACAGACCTTACGGATAAAATCTGTGGACTACTTGGAGGACGTGCAGCAGAAGAAATTTTCTTTAATGAAGTATCTACTGGAG of the Gemella sp. zg-570 genome contains:
- the hpt gene encoding hypoxanthine phosphoribosyltransferase, whose protein sequence is MKNLKRDIEKVLFSHEEIVLASKRIAEQIMEDYKNSEQEPVLLCALKGAMPFMSELIKHIDIHIVTDFIDVASYHGGTSSTGSIILRKDVTMDLENRDVIIVEDIVDTGRTLKHLMTYLKERKVKSIACASLVDKPEARLVEVNADYIGVESPNEFLVGFGLDYEEKYRNLPYIGVLKPEIYTVKNKIEGD
- the ftsH gene encoding ATP-dependent zinc metalloprotease FtsH, with amino-acid sequence MNNKKQRPTLAILAMIILSIGIFAFWQKDLPGPIENINYSQLVQKLDENKLKDVTIQQSEEVFIVKGKYTDSDKSFTSTISTQDKSIWEAFYNKAKEKNIGNLEVKAADKTNVIISILSNAFPVLLMVGLLFFFMSQMQGGGGGKIMSFQKSKAKKIEGDEAKVTFADVAGCDEEKQELAEMVEFLKDHRKFTKMGAKIPKGVLLEGPPGTGKTLLARAVAGEARAPFFSISGSDFVEMFVGVGASRVRDLFKEAVKAAPCIIFIDEIDAVGRKRGSGVGGGNDEREQTLNQLLVEMDGFEGDKGIIVIAATNRADVLDSALRRPGRFDRQIKVSTPDVKGREAILKVHAKGKPLAKDVELRSMAEKTPGFSGADLANLLNEAALLAARENKTQIEKSHLDEAMDRVIGGPAKRSRVYTDKEKRLVAYHEAGHAIVGMVLDSADKVQKVTIIPRGDAGGYNLMIPEEEKYFMTKTDLTDKICGLLGGRAAEEIFFNEVSTGAHNDFERVTAIARAMVTEYGMSDKIGPLQFPYNDPYTGRQLSSIGNYSEEILREIDNEVRRIITENYSKVLNLIEENRGKLELIAETLMKVETIDRKEIVALFEFGKMPNELDEETAEKLDKIVNKKYYEEQAKKEALEKEKSAEEQVLPSKAISENKENLEEAKSDTDKEN